From the Candidatus Eisenbacteria bacterium genome, one window contains:
- a CDS encoding DUF4325 domain-containing protein — protein MRWLGRPARFPPHVPSRGLSPSTAWPKNRAFQLQEMSREHGRPSLRVRLSGQGLRHRRLPLHLEHAGPAGRGERTRVLVRLYLSEYVSRSEARRLLAGLEKFREVILDMNQVKRPGQAFADEVFRVFPSQDSVDDSATAPEPIGTPALPGAG, from the coding sequence ATGCGCTGGCTGGGCCGACCGGCTCGGTTCCCCCCTCACGTTCCGTCGAGAGGACTCTCGCCCTCGACGGCCTGGCCGAAGAATCGAGCATTCCAACTCCAGGAGATGTCTCGTGAGCATGGCCGTCCATCCCTACGAGTGCGTCTCTCGGGTCAGGGATTACGGCATCGGCGTCTTCCACTCCATCTCGAGCATGCTGGGCCTGCCGGACGAGGAGAGCGTACCCGTGTGCTCGTGAGGCTGTACCTCTCCGAGTATGTCTCGAGGTCCGAGGCCAGGAGGCTCCTGGCAGGACTGGAGAAGTTCCGAGAAGTGATCCTCGACATGAACCAGGTGAAGAGGCCGGGGCAGGCGTTCGCTGATGAGGTGTTCCGGGTCTTCCCGTCACAGGATTCGGTTGACGATTCCGCCACAGCCCCGGAGCCGATCGGGACGCCCGCCCTGCCGGGCGCAGGCTGA